GTTGTCGATCATCGCCAGGCCGCCGGGGCGAAGCAGGCGGAGCGTCTCCTCGTAGTAGTCCAGGTAGCCGACCTTGTCGGCGTCGATGAACGCGAAGTCGAAGGGCTCGTCCGCGGGCATCGCGCGCAGCGTCTCGAGCGCCGGGCCGAGCCGCAGGTCAATCCGCTGCGCGAGCCCGGCCTGCTCGAAGTAGCGGCGCGCGATGCCCGCCCAATCCTCGTTCACGTCACAACTGACCAGCAGGCCGTCGTTGGGTAGGCCGCGCGCGATGCAGATCGCCGAGTAGCCGGTGAAGGTGCCCAGCTCGAGCGCGCGGCGGGCGCCGATCGCCCGCACCAAGAGGGTCATCAGCGCCCCCTGCTCGGGGGCGATCTGCATGATCGCGATCCCGCCCAGCTCGGCCGTCTCGGCGGCGAGCCGGCGCAGCAGCTCGTCCTGGCGAGCGCCGTGCTCGACCACGTAGGTGTGCAGCTCGGGCGTCAGGGCCGTGAACTTGTTCGGCATCGCGAGTAGTGCTCAGCGGCGCCCGAGCGTGGCCGAGAACCCACACGCCAGCCCGACCAGGCCGCCGACGAGCCCGGCCCACGGATTGGCCAGGTCCTCCACCAGGGGCAGGAGCAGGACCACGGCCGCTGCGACGACCACCGGGATCCAGTCGTACTCCTCGGTCGGGTCGTCGCGGGCGGCGGCGTAGTGGAGCGCCCACCAGGCGCCCACGGCGCCCAGCGCGATCCCGTTGCCGCCGGCCATCAGTGTGAAGCCGTCGCCGAAGGCGTCGTCGATTCCCGGCGCCGCCAGGGCCCCCAGTGCGCCGCAGGCGATCAGCAGGATCAGCGTCGGCACGGCGCCGAGACGGCGCTCTAGGTAGGGGACGAACAGCGCCATCGCCAGCGCAATGACGAACAGGTAGCCGACGTCGTCGTAGACGTACGGGGCCGCCAGGTACTGCCACCAGTCGGTGCTGCCGACGCTCTCCTGGATCGCCCCCAGGCTCGAGAGGCTGAGGTCGGCGGCGCGCTGCACGACCAGCAGCGCCGCGGGGGCCAGGATCGCCGCCAGGGTCACATAGGGGCGTTCGGCGGCGAGGAAGGCCAGCCGCGGCCCCCGAGCCCGGCGCTCGGCCGCGCGCCGGCGGCGGCGGGTGCGACGCGTCTCCCGCGCCTGAAGCTCGTCGCCGTGGCGCTCCAGCTTCGGGGCCCGCTTGCGAAGCCGCGCGCCGCAATATGGGCACTCGGTGACGTAGGGGCTCACCTCGGCCCCACAGTTCTTGCAGACGACGCTGAGCTCGGTCTCAGCCATCGCCAGCGAGAATAGCTACCGGGGCTAGGGGCGGGTGTCGGCGGCGATCTCGCTCACCAGCAGTGGCAGCTCCTCGTCGCGGAGCTTCCAGAACCGAAGCTGGCGGTGGGCTCCGGAGTTGCCCCCGAGCAGGTCCTGCACCAGCTCGAGCTCCGCCGTGCAGCCGAGCTCGGCCGCATCGTCGGCGAGCACCTCCAGCAGGCCCTTGGCCATCTCCTCGGCGGGCACCTGCTCTCCGCGCCAAAAGTCGACCAGCCGGCTGTCCATCCCGCCGATCGCGGCGCGGACCTTGTTGTCGTCGATCAGCTCGGTCGGGGACTCGACCAGGGGCCGCTCGTCGTCGAAGAAGCCGCTCATGTGGTGCGCGAGGGCGAGAGTCAGGGCGGCGAGGGCCACGGTGTGGTCCAGGGTCGTCTGCTGGTCGAAGACCCGCGTCTCCACGGTGCCGAGGTTAGGGTGTGGCCGCACGTCCCACCACATGTACGTGTAGTCCTCGATCGCCCCACCCCGCATCATCTGCTCGACCCGGTGGGAGTAGATTTCCCAGGTCCCGTAGTGGGGCGGGATGCCGTTCCGCGGAAAGGCCCGGAACACCGGCGTGCGCGACGACATCAACCCCGTTCGCCGCCCACGCCAGAACGGCGAGTTCGCCGACAGGGCGAGCAGGAGCGGCAGGTAGCGCCGGATCGCATCGGCCACGTAGATCGCTCGGTCGGCGCCATCGATCGCCACGTGGACGTGCGTGCCGAAGATCAGCTCGCGGTGGGCGATGTAGGGGAGCTCCTCCGTGAGCTCGCGATACCGGGGGCGGTCAACGATCTTCTGGTTCTCCCACAGCGCCGACGGGTGCGTGCCGGACGCCGCCAGCAACAGCCCCCGCCCCTCGGCGATCCGGGCCACGGCCCTACGAAGCTCCGTCAGCTCGGCGGCAGCCTCGGCGACGCTCTGGCACGGCTTGGTGGCGATCTCGAGCACCGACTGCATCAGCTCGGGCTTCACCTGCCCCTTCAGCTCCGGCGGCACCGCGGCGAGTATCGCCTCGACCTCCTGCGCGAGATCGAGGGTCTCCGCGTCGAGGATCATCAGCTCCTCCTCGACGCCGATCGTGAACGGCGGCCCGT
The nucleotide sequence above comes from Solirubrobacterales bacterium. Encoded proteins:
- a CDS encoding O-methyltransferase, whose protein sequence is MPNKFTALTPELHTYVVEHGARQDELLRRLAAETAELGGIAIMQIAPEQGALMTLLVRAIGARRALELGTFTGYSAICIARGLPNDGLLVSCDVNEDWAGIARRYFEQAGLAQRIDLRLGPALETLRAMPADEPFDFAFIDADKVGYLDYYEETLRLLRPGGLAMIDN
- a CDS encoding zinc ribbon domain-containing protein gives rise to the protein MAETELSVVCKNCGAEVSPYVTECPYCGARLRKRAPKLERHGDELQARETRRTRRRRRAAERRARGPRLAFLAAERPYVTLAAILAPAALLVVQRAADLSLSSLGAIQESVGSTDWWQYLAAPYVYDDVGYLFVIALAMALFVPYLERRLGAVPTLILLIACGALGALAAPGIDDAFGDGFTLMAGGNGIALGAVGAWWALHYAAARDDPTEEYDWIPVVVAAAVVLLLPLVEDLANPWAGLVGGLVGLACGFSATLGRR
- a CDS encoding carboxylate-amine ligase, whose protein sequence is MLEHRFNGPPFTIGVEEELMILDAETLDLAQEVEAILAAVPPELKGQVKPELMQSVLEIATKPCQSVAEAAAELTELRRAVARIAEGRGLLLAASGTHPSALWENQKIVDRPRYRELTEELPYIAHRELIFGTHVHVAIDGADRAIYVADAIRRYLPLLLALSANSPFWRGRRTGLMSSRTPVFRAFPRNGIPPHYGTWEIYSHRVEQMMRGGAIEDYTYMWWDVRPHPNLGTVETRVFDQQTTLDHTVALAALTLALAHHMSGFFDDERPLVESPTELIDDNKVRAAIGGMDSRLVDFWRGEQVPAEEMAKGLLEVLADDAAELGCTAELELVQDLLGGNSGAHRQLRFWKLRDEELPLLVSEIAADTRP